One genomic window of Microbacterium sp. BH-3-3-3 includes the following:
- the kdpB gene encoding potassium-transporting ATPase subunit KdpB, whose translation MSTLTHAPAPAADPEQPTPRRAFSAAQVVAALPGAAKKLNPAAQWRNPVMFLVWVGAALTTLIALAEPFLGGGDTTLPAGFTWGIAVWLWLTVFFANIAESVAEGRGKAQAATLRKTRTTTSARRVVSYSAEDPSASAAATEDVPSGDLRLGDVVLVETGELIPGDGDIVHGIATVDESAITGESAPVVRESGGDRSAVTGGTRVLSDRIVVKITSKPGETFVDRMIALVEGASRQRTPNEIALNILLASLSIVFVIVVLVLNPIASYAASPVSIPVLVALLVCLIPTTIGALLSAIGIAGMDRLVQRNVLAMSGRAVEAAGDVTTLLLDKTGTITYGNRRASAFVALTGVGGPELAEYASLSSQADPTPEGVSVVELAAAQGIVADLPRGAEPVPFTAQTRMSGLDLVDGTQVRKGAASAVAAWLAASGAPVAEALRAKLQSETDAISQSGGTPLVVATLSSGVGRVLGVIHLKDVVKDGLRERFGELRAMGIRTVMITGDNPLTAKAIAAEAGVDDFLAEATPEDKLALIQREQQGGNLVAMTGDGTNDAPALAQADVGVAMNTGTSAAKEAGNMVDLDSDPTKLIDIVRIGKQLLITRGALTTFSLANDIAKYFAIIPAMFMGVFPGLAVLNVMQLSSPASAVLSAIIFNAVVIIVLIPLALRGVKYRAASASSILSRNLLVYGLGGVLVPFVGIKLIDLVVSLLPGF comes from the coding sequence ATGTCCACCCTCACCCACGCTCCGGCCCCCGCCGCCGATCCCGAGCAGCCCACCCCGCGGCGTGCGTTCAGCGCCGCCCAGGTCGTCGCCGCCCTTCCGGGGGCGGCCAAGAAGCTCAACCCCGCGGCGCAGTGGCGCAACCCCGTGATGTTCCTCGTCTGGGTGGGCGCGGCTCTGACCACGCTCATCGCTCTCGCCGAGCCGTTCCTCGGAGGCGGCGACACCACGCTCCCCGCCGGTTTCACCTGGGGCATCGCCGTCTGGCTCTGGCTCACCGTGTTCTTCGCGAACATCGCCGAGTCGGTCGCCGAGGGCCGCGGCAAGGCGCAGGCGGCGACGCTGCGCAAGACCCGCACGACCACCTCGGCCCGCCGCGTCGTCTCGTACTCCGCCGAAGACCCCTCGGCATCCGCCGCCGCGACCGAAGACGTCCCCTCGGGCGACCTGCGCCTCGGCGACGTCGTGCTCGTCGAGACGGGCGAGCTCATCCCCGGCGACGGCGACATCGTGCACGGCATCGCCACGGTCGACGAGTCGGCGATCACCGGCGAATCCGCCCCGGTCGTGCGCGAGTCGGGCGGCGACCGCAGCGCCGTCACCGGCGGCACCCGCGTGCTCAGCGACCGCATCGTCGTGAAGATCACCTCGAAGCCCGGTGAGACGTTCGTCGACCGCATGATCGCGCTCGTCGAGGGCGCTTCGCGTCAGCGCACCCCCAACGAGATCGCGCTGAACATCCTGCTCGCGAGCCTGTCGATCGTGTTCGTGATCGTCGTGCTGGTGCTGAACCCCATCGCCTCGTACGCGGCATCCCCCGTCTCGATCCCGGTGCTCGTCGCGCTGCTGGTCTGCCTCATCCCCACGACCATCGGCGCCCTGCTGAGCGCCATCGGCATCGCGGGCATGGACCGCCTGGTGCAGCGCAACGTGCTCGCCATGTCGGGCCGCGCCGTCGAGGCCGCGGGCGACGTCACCACCCTGCTGCTCGACAAGACCGGCACCATCACCTACGGCAACCGTCGCGCGTCGGCGTTCGTCGCCCTGACGGGCGTCGGCGGGCCGGAGCTCGCGGAGTACGCCTCGCTGTCGTCGCAGGCCGACCCCACGCCCGAGGGCGTGTCGGTCGTCGAGCTGGCGGCAGCCCAGGGGATCGTCGCCGACCTGCCCCGGGGTGCGGAACCCGTGCCCTTCACGGCGCAGACCCGCATGAGCGGCCTCGACCTGGTCGACGGCACGCAGGTGCGCAAGGGCGCCGCGTCCGCCGTCGCGGCCTGGCTCGCGGCATCCGGAGCCCCCGTCGCCGAGGCGTTGCGCGCGAAGCTGCAGAGCGAGACCGACGCCATCTCGCAGTCGGGCGGAACGCCGCTGGTCGTCGCGACGCTCTCGTCGGGCGTCGGCCGCGTGCTCGGCGTCATCCACCTCAAGGACGTCGTCAAGGACGGGCTGCGCGAGCGGTTCGGCGAGCTGCGGGCCATGGGCATCCGCACCGTGATGATCACGGGCGACAACCCCCTCACCGCCAAGGCGATCGCCGCCGAGGCCGGGGTCGACGACTTCCTCGCCGAGGCCACGCCCGAAGACAAGCTCGCGCTCATCCAGCGCGAGCAGCAGGGGGGCAACCTCGTCGCGATGACCGGCGACGGCACGAACGACGCCCCGGCGCTGGCTCAGGCCGACGTGGGCGTCGCGATGAACACGGGCACTTCGGCCGCGAAGGAGGCCGGCAACATGGTCGACCTCGACAGCGACCCGACCAAGCTCATCGACATCGTGCGCATCGGCAAGCAGCTGCTCATCACGCGCGGCGCGCTGACGACGTTCTCGCTCGCCAACGACATCGCGAAGTACTTCGCGATCATCCCGGCGATGTTCATGGGCGTGTTCCCGGGCCTCGCGGTGCTGAACGTCATGCAGCTGTCGTCGCCGGCCTCGGCCGTGCTCAGCGCGATCATCTTCAACGCCGTGGTCATCATCGTGCTCATCCCCCTGGCGCTGCGCGGAGTGAAATACCGCGCGGCCAGCGCCTCGAGCATCCTCAGCCGCAACCTGCTCGTGTACGGGCTCGGCGGCGTCCTCGTCCCCTTCGTCGGCATCAAGCTCATCGACCTCGTCGTGAGCCTGCTCCCCGGTTTCTGA
- the kdpC gene encoding potassium-transporting ATPase subunit KdpC, whose protein sequence is MRTTLRTTGVAVRAMLVFTAVLGVGYMLLITAIGQVALPFAANGSLIRSADGTVHGSQLVGQSFQDSDGTALPQYFQSRPSAADYDSAASTGSNLGPENSDLIASIQDHQAAFDDLNGAGTIPADAVTASGSGLDPDISVANAQRQVERVAEARGIPASEVSTLVAEHTLPRDLEYLGDPRVNVVELNRALDAR, encoded by the coding sequence ATGCGCACCACCCTGCGGACCACCGGCGTCGCCGTCCGCGCGATGCTCGTCTTCACCGCCGTCCTCGGCGTCGGCTACATGCTGCTCATCACCGCGATCGGCCAGGTCGCCCTGCCGTTCGCGGCGAACGGGTCGCTCATCCGCTCGGCCGACGGGACCGTCCACGGCTCGCAGCTGGTCGGCCAGTCGTTCCAGGATTCCGACGGCACCGCCCTGCCGCAGTACTTCCAGTCGCGTCCCTCGGCCGCGGACTACGATTCCGCGGCCTCGACGGGGTCGAACCTCGGGCCGGAGAACAGCGACCTCATCGCCTCGATCCAGGACCACCAGGCGGCGTTCGACGACCTGAACGGTGCCGGCACGATCCCCGCCGACGCGGTGACCGCCTCGGGCTCGGGACTGGACCCCGACATCTCGGTCGCGAACGCGCAGCGCCAGGTGGAGCGGGTCGCCGAGGCCCGTGGCATCCCGGCATCGGAGGTGTCGACCCTCGTCGCGGAGCACACCCTGCCCCGCGATCTCGAATACCTCGGCGACCCGCGCGTCAACGTCGTCGAGCTCAATCGCGCGCTCGACGCCCGATGA
- a CDS encoding DUF4118 domain-containing protein codes for MRRGHLRVLLGAAPGVGKTYEMLEEGRRLAAEGRDVVIAIVETHGRAATAAQAEGLEMLPRRAVEHRGVALDEMDLDAVLDRRPALALVDELAHTNAPGSRHDKRWLDVDALLSAGIDVITTLNVQHIASLNGVVEKITGVVQRETVPDAVVRAADQIEVVDLAPQSLRDRLSAGSVYPAERIDAALSNYFRLGNLTALRELALLWLADEVDSALQRYRVEQGIEGSWQARERVVVALTGGPEGETLLRRGARIAARSAGGELLAVHVSTQDGLRASTPGALDAQRALVEQLGGSYHQVVGDDVATALVDFARSVNASQLVIGVSRRGRLGAALTGPGIGATVIRASGDIDVHIVNHARAGGRFALPRLTGPALSAKRRILGFVTALVGGPLISLLLLSTGSDDSITTDVLAYQLLVVIVALIGGIWPAVFAAVLSGVTLDFLFIAPLYTVTISDPVHAIALVLYVIIAMLVSIVVDQAARRARAARRASAEAELLATVAGSVLRGESAVPALISRAREAFGLAGVRLITADGQVIATDGEPVRDGRSTTVPVGADRAMLELHGRDLDASERRLLDVVVAQLAAALERTDLAETAAEAGALAETDQVRTALLSAVSHDLRRPLASAVAALGGLRAAGDHLSDSDRRELIETADESLATLSLLVTDLLDVSRVQAGVLAVSLAPVDAADVVIAALDELGLGPDEVELALDPDLPALRADGVLLQRVLVNVLANADRYSPAGTRVRIATSRLSGTAEIRVIDHGPGIAAERRDDMFAPFQRLGDTDNTAGLGLGLALSRGFAEGMGGTLTPEDTPGGGLTMVIALPVEGGDAAGADQSAVAVASAIRRRTP; via the coding sequence GTGAGGCGCGGGCATCTGCGCGTGCTGCTCGGGGCCGCGCCCGGCGTCGGCAAGACCTACGAGATGCTCGAAGAGGGGCGTCGGCTCGCCGCCGAGGGCCGCGACGTCGTCATCGCGATCGTCGAGACGCACGGCCGCGCCGCCACCGCCGCGCAGGCCGAGGGCCTCGAGATGCTGCCCCGCCGCGCCGTCGAGCACCGCGGGGTGGCGCTCGACGAGATGGACCTGGATGCCGTCCTCGACCGGCGCCCCGCGCTGGCCTTGGTCGACGAGCTCGCGCACACCAACGCCCCGGGCTCGCGCCACGACAAGCGCTGGCTCGACGTCGACGCGCTGCTGTCGGCCGGGATCGACGTCATCACCACGCTGAACGTGCAGCACATCGCCTCGCTCAACGGCGTGGTCGAGAAGATCACCGGGGTCGTGCAGCGCGAGACGGTCCCGGATGCCGTGGTGCGCGCCGCCGACCAGATCGAGGTCGTCGACCTGGCGCCGCAGTCCCTGCGCGACCGCCTGTCGGCGGGGTCGGTGTACCCCGCCGAGCGCATCGACGCCGCCCTGTCGAACTACTTCCGTCTGGGCAATCTCACGGCGCTCCGCGAACTGGCCCTGCTGTGGCTCGCCGACGAGGTGGACTCGGCCCTGCAGCGCTACCGCGTCGAGCAGGGCATCGAGGGGTCGTGGCAGGCGCGCGAGCGCGTGGTCGTGGCCCTCACCGGCGGCCCCGAGGGCGAGACCCTGCTGCGGCGCGGCGCGCGGATCGCCGCCCGCTCGGCCGGAGGCGAGCTGCTCGCCGTGCACGTGTCGACGCAGGACGGCCTGCGGGCGAGCACGCCCGGCGCCCTCGACGCACAGCGGGCCCTCGTCGAGCAGCTCGGCGGCTCGTACCACCAGGTCGTCGGCGACGACGTCGCCACCGCCCTCGTCGACTTCGCGCGGTCGGTCAATGCCTCGCAGCTCGTGATCGGCGTCAGCCGCCGCGGACGGCTGGGCGCGGCCCTCACCGGTCCCGGCATCGGCGCCACCGTCATCCGCGCCTCCGGCGACATCGATGTGCACATCGTCAACCACGCGCGCGCCGGCGGGCGGTTCGCCCTCCCCCGCCTGACCGGGCCCGCGCTGAGCGCGAAGCGTCGCATCCTGGGGTTCGTCACCGCGCTCGTGGGCGGCCCCCTCATCTCGCTCCTTCTGCTGTCGACCGGTTCCGACGACTCGATCACCACCGACGTGCTGGCGTACCAGCTGCTCGTGGTGATCGTGGCGCTGATCGGCGGCATCTGGCCGGCGGTGTTCGCCGCGGTGCTGTCGGGCGTGACCCTCGACTTCCTCTTCATCGCGCCGCTCTACACCGTCACCATCAGCGATCCCGTGCACGCGATCGCCCTCGTGCTCTACGTGATCATCGCGATGCTGGTGAGCATCGTCGTCGATCAGGCCGCCCGCCGCGCCCGCGCCGCCCGCCGCGCCTCGGCCGAGGCGGAGCTTCTCGCCACGGTCGCCGGCAGCGTGCTGCGGGGTGAGAGCGCGGTTCCCGCCCTGATCAGCCGCGCGCGCGAGGCGTTCGGTCTCGCGGGCGTGCGCCTGATCACCGCCGACGGTCAGGTCATCGCCACCGACGGCGAGCCGGTGCGCGACGGTCGGTCGACCACCGTGCCGGTGGGTGCCGACCGGGCGATGCTCGAGCTGCACGGCCGCGATCTCGACGCGAGCGAGCGCCGACTGCTCGATGTGGTCGTCGCGCAGCTGGCCGCCGCCCTCGAACGCACCGACCTGGCCGAGACCGCCGCCGAAGCCGGTGCCCTCGCCGAGACCGACCAGGTGCGCACGGCTCTGCTCTCGGCCGTCAGCCACGACCTCCGCCGACCCCTGGCGTCGGCCGTCGCGGCCCTCGGGGGGCTTCGCGCCGCCGGCGACCACCTCTCCGACAGCGACCGCCGCGAGCTGATCGAGACCGCCGACGAGAGCCTGGCGACGCTGTCGCTGCTGGTGACCGACCTGCTCGACGTGAGCCGCGTGCAGGCCGGGGTGCTCGCGGTCTCGCTCGCCCCCGTCGACGCCGCCGACGTCGTGATCGCCGCCCTCGACGAGCTCGGCCTCGGTCCCGACGAGGTGGAGCTCGCGCTCGACCCCGACCTGCCGGCCCTGCGCGCCGACGGCGTGCTGCTGCAGCGCGTGCTCGTGAACGTGCTCGCCAACGCCGATCGCTACTCGCCCGCGGGCACGCGGGTGCGCATCGCCACGAGCCGCCTCAGCGGCACGGCCGAGATCCGCGTGATCGATCACGGACCGGGCATCGCGGCCGAACGGCGCGACGACATGTTCGCGCCCTTCCAGCGCCTCGGCGACACCGACAACACCGCGGGGCTCGGCCTCGGTCTCGCCCTCTCGCGCGGCTTCGCCGAAGGCATGGGCGGCACCCTCACCCCCGAAGACACCCCCGGCGGCGGACTCACGATGGTGATCGCCCTCCCCGTCGAGGGCGGCGACGCGGCCGGTGCCGACCAGAGCGCGGTGGCGGTGGCATCCGCCATCCGAAGGAGGACGCCGTGA
- a CDS encoding response regulator: MKVLIADDDPQLVRALRITLAAHGYDVVAAADGAAAITLAAQSHPDIVLLDLGMPHLDGVQVIQALRGWTSVPIIVVSGRTGSADKVDALDAGADDYVTKPFQIDELLARLRVHARRVTPASGEAIVRFGAVEVDLAAKAVLRDGTRVHLTPTEWRMLEFLVRNPGSLVTRQTLLKEIWASEQVADSGYLRLYMSQLRKKLEADPSAPVHLLTEQGMGYRLVL, encoded by the coding sequence GTGAAGGTGCTCATCGCCGACGACGACCCGCAGTTGGTGCGCGCCCTGCGCATCACCCTCGCCGCCCACGGGTACGACGTCGTCGCCGCGGCCGACGGCGCCGCGGCCATCACGCTCGCCGCGCAATCGCATCCCGACATCGTGCTGCTCGACCTCGGGATGCCGCACCTCGACGGCGTGCAGGTGATCCAGGCGCTGCGCGGCTGGACGAGCGTGCCGATCATCGTCGTGTCGGGCCGCACCGGTTCGGCCGACAAGGTCGATGCGCTCGACGCCGGCGCCGACGACTACGTGACCAAACCGTTCCAGATCGACGAGCTGCTCGCCCGGCTGCGGGTGCACGCCCGGCGGGTCACGCCGGCCTCGGGCGAGGCGATCGTGCGCTTCGGCGCGGTCGAGGTCGACCTGGCCGCGAAGGCCGTGCTGCGCGACGGCACCCGCGTGCACCTGACTCCGACCGAGTGGCGCATGCTGGAGTTCCTCGTCCGCAACCCAGGCTCGCTCGTCACCCGGCAGACGCTGCTGAAAGAGATCTGGGCCAGCGAACAGGTCGCCGACAGCGGCTACCTGCGGCTGTACATGTCGCAGCTGCGCAAGAAGCTCGAGGCCGATCCCTCGGCGCCCGTGCACCTGCTGACGGAGCAGGGGATGGGGTACCGGCTGGTGCTGTGA
- a CDS encoding FadR/GntR family transcriptional regulator: MSLTDDAIDQIKAMIVSGELRPGDRLPPEKDLAERLGLSRNSLREAVKALEVIRVVDVRRGDGTYVTSLEPALLLEAISFGLDLHNDRSVLELFAVRRILESHAAGLAAQRVDADQIAALEAEVDAVGTATSLDDLVDHDVRLHRLIAACSGNRYLAGLIESLSAHTVRARVWRGLTQDGAVERTLVEHRALVEALAAHDVERASVLASAHVSGVEEWLRRAAVGEA, encoded by the coding sequence ATGTCTTTGACCGACGACGCGATCGACCAGATCAAGGCCATGATCGTCAGCGGCGAGCTCCGACCCGGCGACCGCCTGCCGCCCGAGAAGGACCTGGCCGAGCGTCTCGGGCTGTCCCGCAACTCGCTCCGCGAGGCGGTGAAGGCGCTCGAGGTCATCCGGGTGGTCGATGTGCGGCGTGGCGACGGCACGTACGTCACGAGTCTCGAACCGGCGCTGCTGCTGGAGGCGATCTCGTTCGGACTGGACCTGCACAACGATCGCTCGGTGCTCGAGCTGTTCGCGGTGCGCCGCATCCTCGAGTCGCACGCCGCCGGGCTGGCGGCCCAACGGGTGGATGCCGACCAGATCGCCGCCCTCGAGGCCGAGGTCGACGCGGTGGGAACCGCCACCTCGCTCGACGACCTCGTCGACCACGACGTGCGCCTGCATCGCCTCATCGCGGCGTGCTCGGGAAACCGGTACCTGGCGGGTCTCATCGAGTCGCTGTCGGCGCACACCGTACGCGCGCGGGTCTGGCGCGGTCTGACGCAGGACGGGGCCGTGGAGCGGACGCTCGTGGAGCACCGGGCCCTCGTCGAGGCCCTCGCGGCGCATGACGTCGAGCGGGCGTCGGTGCTCGCGAGCGCCCACGTGTCGGGCGTGGAGGAGTGGCTGCGGCGTGCGGCGGTGGGGGAGGCCTGA
- a CDS encoding amidohydrolase — translation MPLLDTHLHLWDPAHLSYPWLDGDLDRRFGPEEYRAAWAGTSAPTASVFVQAECDPRQAFDEVAWVTALAEECGIRGIVAYSPLEHGERVADDLDRLAATPLVVGVRRSLQDEAPGFARRRDVVAGARLLAESGLRFDACVRPAQLADVAALADAVPGLAIVLDHLGKPAVGSASRPVDPRASDWHRDLVDLARRPSVHVKLSGLPAEARGAWSSAQIEPFLDVALEAFGPERLLYGGDWPVSERQHPGRWLEAVDAWALDRLGPAGRDAVLAANGEGFYFGSTGRSRSPETPPSTSRTTPVVEADSGLTR, via the coding sequence GTGCCCCTCCTCGACACGCACCTGCACCTGTGGGATCCCGCCCACCTCTCGTACCCCTGGCTCGACGGGGATCTCGATCGTCGGTTCGGGCCCGAGGAGTACCGGGCGGCCTGGGCGGGCACGTCGGCACCCACGGCATCCGTCTTCGTGCAGGCCGAATGCGATCCGCGTCAGGCATTCGACGAGGTCGCGTGGGTCACGGCCCTCGCCGAGGAGTGCGGGATCCGGGGCATCGTCGCGTACTCCCCGCTCGAGCACGGCGAGCGGGTGGCCGACGACCTCGACCGCCTCGCCGCCACCCCCCTCGTCGTGGGCGTCCGGCGCTCGCTGCAGGACGAGGCCCCGGGCTTCGCGCGGCGTCGCGACGTCGTCGCGGGCGCCCGCCTGCTCGCGGAGAGCGGCCTGCGCTTCGACGCCTGCGTCCGGCCCGCCCAGCTTGCCGACGTCGCCGCGCTGGCCGACGCCGTGCCGGGGCTGGCCATCGTGCTCGATCACCTCGGCAAGCCCGCCGTGGGCAGCGCGTCGCGACCGGTCGACCCGCGTGCATCCGACTGGCATCGCGACCTCGTCGACCTGGCGCGCAGACCGTCGGTGCACGTCAAGCTCTCGGGACTCCCGGCGGAGGCGCGCGGTGCGTGGAGTTCCGCGCAGATCGAACCGTTCCTCGACGTGGCCCTCGAGGCCTTCGGCCCAGAGCGCCTGCTCTACGGCGGCGATTGGCCCGTGTCCGAACGGCAGCACCCGGGCCGGTGGCTCGAGGCGGTCGACGCCTGGGCGCTCGACCGCCTCGGACCCGCGGGGAGGGATGCCGTCCTCGCGGCGAACGGCGAGGGGTTCTACTTCGGGTCGACCGGACGCAGCCGGAGCCCCGAGACACCGCCGTCGACGTCGAGGACCACGCCCGTGGTCGAGGCGGACAGCGGACTGACCAGATAG
- a CDS encoding SDR family NAD(P)-dependent oxidoreductase, with translation MSAVARGQLDGLRAIVTGGASGIGAAIAELLAASGASVAIIDRDVPAECGDAAADIAAYRADVSDRASVEAAVAAIEARWGGIDIVVNNAAIGAQGDVAANDDEEWARVLSINVTGVARVTAAALPALRRSPAAAVCNVASIAAGAGLPQRALYSASKGAVAALTRAMAADHIREGIRVNAVSPGTADTPWVRRLLESAADPVRERAALEARQPHGRLVSADEVAGAVLYLVSPLSASTTGVVLDVDGGVSGLRLRPVDPK, from the coding sequence GTGAGCGCCGTGGCCCGCGGGCAGCTCGACGGTCTGCGCGCCATCGTCACCGGGGGCGCCTCGGGGATCGGCGCCGCCATCGCCGAACTGCTCGCCGCCTCGGGGGCGTCGGTGGCGATCATCGACCGCGACGTGCCCGCCGAGTGCGGAGACGCCGCGGCGGACATCGCCGCCTACCGGGCCGACGTGTCGGACCGCGCCAGCGTCGAGGCCGCCGTCGCCGCGATCGAAGCGCGGTGGGGAGGCATCGACATCGTCGTCAACAACGCCGCCATCGGCGCCCAGGGCGACGTCGCCGCCAACGACGACGAGGAATGGGCGCGGGTGCTGTCGATCAACGTCACGGGCGTCGCCCGGGTCACGGCCGCGGCCCTTCCGGCGCTCCGCCGTTCCCCGGCCGCGGCCGTGTGCAATGTCGCCTCGATCGCGGCGGGCGCCGGTCTTCCCCAGCGCGCGCTCTACAGCGCGTCGAAGGGCGCCGTCGCCGCCCTCACGCGGGCGATGGCGGCCGACCACATCCGCGAGGGGATCCGGGTGAACGCGGTGTCGCCCGGCACCGCCGACACTCCCTGGGTGCGCCGTCTGCTCGAGTCCGCCGCAGACCCGGTGCGCGAGCGCGCAGCCCTCGAGGCGCGGCAGCCGCACGGTCGCCTGGTCTCGGCCGACGAGGTCGCCGGCGCGGTGCTCTATCTGGTCAGTCCGCTGTCCGCCTCGACCACGGGCGTGGTCCTCGACGTCGACGGCGGTGTCTCGGGGCTCCGGCTGCGTCCGGTCGACCCGAAGTAG
- a CDS encoding fumarylacetoacetate hydrolase family protein, protein MRFARIGERGHEVPVVVVDGRYRDLRSLTLDIDAAFWESDPVDLVSRALAEGTLPELAVGADARIGAPIARPGAVVCVGMNYAAHAAESGSLPPEQPVIFLKLPNTVTGPNDEVVLPRDGVKTDWEVELGIVIGQETSYLDSPDEAAAHIAGFVLVNDLSERAFQLEVSGGQWSKGKCAPGFTPTGPWVVTPDELDAGSLRLRSFVNGAPRQDSNTADMIFSVAHIVWHLSQFMTLEPGDLVLTGTPEGVALSGRFPYLQPGDEVEISIDGLGAQRQRFAAWSRS, encoded by the coding sequence ATGAGATTCGCACGCATCGGCGAGCGGGGGCACGAGGTGCCCGTGGTCGTGGTCGACGGTCGGTACCGGGACCTGCGTTCCCTGACGCTCGACATCGACGCCGCCTTCTGGGAGTCCGACCCCGTCGACCTCGTATCGCGCGCGCTGGCCGAGGGGACTCTTCCCGAGCTCGCCGTCGGCGCCGACGCGCGGATCGGCGCCCCCATCGCGCGACCGGGTGCGGTCGTCTGCGTCGGGATGAACTACGCCGCGCACGCCGCGGAGTCCGGCTCGCTGCCGCCCGAGCAGCCGGTCATCTTCCTCAAGCTCCCCAACACCGTCACCGGACCGAACGACGAGGTCGTGCTGCCGCGGGACGGCGTCAAGACCGACTGGGAGGTCGAACTCGGCATCGTGATCGGGCAAGAGACGTCCTACCTCGACTCGCCCGACGAGGCCGCCGCGCACATCGCGGGATTCGTGCTCGTCAACGACCTCTCCGAGCGCGCCTTCCAGCTGGAGGTGTCGGGCGGGCAGTGGTCGAAGGGCAAGTGCGCCCCCGGGTTCACCCCGACCGGACCGTGGGTCGTCACCCCCGACGAGCTCGATGCGGGAAGCCTCCGGCTCCGCAGCTTCGTCAACGGCGCACCGCGGCAGGACTCGAACACGGCCGACATGATCTTCTCGGTGGCGCACATCGTGTGGCACCTCTCGCAGTTCATGACGCTGGAGCCGGGTGACCTCGTGCTCACGGGCACCCCCGAGGGCGTCGCCCTGTCGGGACGCTTCCCCTACCTGCAGCCCGGCGACGAGGTCGAGATCTCGATCGACGGCCTCGGCGCCCAGCGTCAGCGCTTCGCGGCGTGGAGCCGGTCGTGA
- a CDS encoding L-fuconate dehydratase: protein MSRIVALETTDVRFPTSLSLDGSDAMNPDPDYSAAYVRVVSDDDEGHAFVFTIGRGNDVQVAAIDALAPFLVGRELEPLLDDMGAVWRELVGDSQLRWLGPEKGVMHMAIGAVVNALWDIKAKRAGLPLWRLLARMTPEQIVSLVDFRYLTNALTREEALGILRRAEPGRQEREARLLEDGYPAYTTSPGWLGYSDDKLQRLCREAIADGFGQIKLKVGADLDDDVRRLRLARETCGPHFPIAIDANQRWEVSEAIEWVNALAPFDPAWIEEPTSPDDVLGHAEIARGVAPIRVATGEHAQNRVIFKQLLQAGAIGVMQIDAVRVGGVNENIANLLLAAKFGVPVCPHAGGVGLCEAVQHLSMFDYVAVSGEREGRMIEYVDHLHEHFTVPVVIRDGAYLAPTAPGAGMEMLPASREAYTWTGSHVAV, encoded by the coding sequence ATGAGCCGTATCGTCGCGCTCGAGACGACCGACGTCCGCTTCCCCACGTCACTGAGCCTCGACGGCTCGGATGCCATGAACCCCGACCCCGACTACTCGGCGGCGTACGTGCGCGTGGTGTCGGACGACGACGAAGGACACGCGTTCGTCTTCACGATCGGTCGGGGCAACGACGTCCAGGTCGCGGCCATCGACGCGCTCGCGCCGTTCCTCGTGGGCCGCGAGCTCGAACCGCTGCTCGACGACATGGGTGCCGTGTGGCGCGAACTCGTCGGCGACTCGCAGCTGCGGTGGCTGGGCCCCGAGAAGGGCGTCATGCACATGGCGATCGGCGCCGTCGTGAACGCCCTGTGGGACATCAAGGCGAAGAGGGCCGGCCTGCCGCTGTGGCGGCTGCTCGCCCGCATGACGCCCGAGCAGATCGTCTCGCTCGTCGACTTCCGCTACCTGACCAATGCGCTCACGCGCGAGGAGGCCCTCGGCATCCTCCGTCGCGCCGAACCCGGACGGCAGGAGCGCGAGGCCCGCCTGCTCGAGGACGGCTACCCGGCCTACACGACCTCGCCGGGCTGGTTGGGGTATTCCGACGACAAGCTCCAGCGCCTGTGCCGCGAAGCGATCGCCGACGGCTTCGGCCAGATCAAGCTCAAGGTGGGGGCCGACCTCGACGACGACGTCCGGCGCCTGCGCCTCGCCCGCGAGACGTGCGGGCCGCACTTCCCGATCGCCATCGACGCCAACCAGCGATGGGAGGTGTCCGAGGCGATCGAGTGGGTGAACGCCCTCGCTCCCTTCGACCCCGCGTGGATCGAGGAGCCCACGAGCCCCGACGACGTCCTCGGCCACGCCGAGATCGCCCGGGGGGTCGCCCCCATCCGCGTGGCCACCGGCGAGCACGCCCAGAACCGCGTGATCTTCAAGCAACTCCTGCAGGCCGGCGCGATCGGGGTCATGCAGATCGACGCGGTGCGCGTCGGCGGGGTCAACGAGAACATCGCGAACCTGCTGCTGGCCGCCAAGTTCGGCGTCCCCGTCTGCCCGCACGCGGGCGGCGTGGGCCTGTGCGAAGCCGTGCAGCACCTGTCGATGTTCGACTACGTCGCCGTCTCGGGTGAGCGCGAGGGGCGCATGATCGAGTACGTGGACCACCTGCACGAGCACTTCACCGTTCCGGTCGTCATCCGCGACGGCGCGTATCTCGCGCCGACGGCTCCCGGCGCGGGCATGGAGATGCTGCCGGCCAGCCGCGAGGCCTACACGTGGACGGGGAGTCATGTCGCCGTCTGA